In Eubalaena glacialis isolate mEubGla1 chromosome 2, mEubGla1.1.hap2.+ XY, whole genome shotgun sequence, a single genomic region encodes these proteins:
- the UCN3 gene encoding urocortin-3 has product MLIPAHFLLLLLLLLGAPRTGLSQKLYKAESVFSCLNTALSEAKKSQLEGAPLLSKRSFPSLPSQDSLSGDQEKEEEEDKEKRTFPGSGGGGGARSTRHKYLSQGQLRRRLYQDKAKSDRRTKFTLSLDVPTNIMNILFNIAKAKNLRAKAAANAHLMAQIGRKK; this is encoded by the coding sequence ATGCTGATACCGGCCCACTtcctgctgctactgctgctgcttcTAGGGGCCCCCAGGACAGGCCTCTCCCAAAAGTTGTACAAAGCTGAGTCCGTCTTCAGCTGCCTCAACACAGCCCTGTCTGAGGCCAAGAAGAGCCAGCTGGAGGGTGCGCCCCTGCTGAGCAAGAGAAgcttcccctccctgcccagccaAGACTCACTCTCAGGAGaccaggagaaggaggaggaggaagacaaggAGAAAAGGACCTTTCCTGGCTCTGGGGGCGGCGGTGGGGCTAGAAGCACCCGGCACAAATACCTGTCCCAGGGGCAGCTCCGGCGGAGGCTGTACCAGGACAAGGCCAAGAGTGACCGGCGCACCAAGTTCACTCTGTCCCTCGATGTCCCCACTAACATCATGAACATCCTCTTCAACATTGCCAAGGCCAAGAACCTACGAGCCAAGGCAGCTGCCAACGCCCACCTGATGGCCCAGATTGGGCGGAAGAAGTAG